The stretch of DNA TCTCACCGATCTTCAGGTTGGCCGCCCACTGCTTGGTGGCCTCCTTCTGCACGGCGATGTCCATCGCGTGCTTGGTGCGGATCTCGTCGTTGGCCGCCTGGTGCTTGCGCATGACGCGCTGGTGACCGTCGACGTTGGCCGCGTAGCCCTCGTAGGCGCCGACCACACCGGCCAGCTCCGCGCTGCGGCGGTAGGACGTGCCGGTCATCAGCGAGGTGATCGAGCCGGCGAGCGCGCGGCCGCCGTCGGAGTCGTACGCCAGGCCCGAGGCCATCAGCAGGGCGCCGAGGTTGGCGTAGCCGATGCCGAGCTGGCGGAACTTGCGGGTCGTGTCGCCGATCGCCTCGGTCGGGAAGTCGGCGAAGCAGATCGAGATGTCCATCGCGGTGATGATGAACTCGACGCTCTTGACGAACTTCTGCGTGTCGAAGGTTCCCTCGATGGTGAGGAACTTCAGCAGGTTCAGGCTGGCCAGGTTGCAGCTGGAGTTGTCCAGGTGCATGTACTCGCTGCACGGGTTCGAGGCGGTGATGCGGCCCGACTCCGGCGTGGTGTGCCAGTCGTTGATGGTCGAGTCGTACTGAATGCCCGGGTCGGCGCAGGCCCACGCGGCCTGGGCCATCTTGCCCCACAGCTCACGGGCGTCGATCTCCTCGATGACCTCGCCGCTGGTGCGGGCGCGCAGGCCGAAGCCGGTGCCCTCCTCGACGGCCTCCATGAACTCGTCGTTCACGCGCACCGAGTTGTTGGCGTTCTGGTACTGGACGCTGGTGATGTCCGAGCCGCCCAGGTCCATGTCGAAGCCCGCGTCACGCAGCACGCGGATCTTCTCCTCCTCGCGCTCCTTGGTCTCGACGAACTCGACGATGTCGGGGTGGTCGACGTCGAGCACGACCATCTTCGCGGCGCGACGGGTGGCGCCACCGGACTTGATCGTGCCGGCGGAGGCGTCGGCGCCACGCATGAAGGACACCGGGCCCGAGGCCGTGCCACCGGAGGAGCGGAGCAGCTCCTTGCTGGAGCGGATGCGCGACAGGTTCAGGCCGGCACCGGAGCCGCCCTTGAAGATCAGGCCCTCCTCGCGGTACCAGTTCAGGATCGAGTCCATCGAGTCGTCGACGGCCAGGATGAAGCACGCGCTCACCTGCTGCGGGCTGGACGTGCCCACGTTGAACCACACCGGGCTGTTGAAGCTGAAGACCTGGTGCAGGAGCATGTACGTCAGCTCGTGCTCGAAGATCTCGGCGTCGACGTCGCTGGCGAAGTAGCCGAAGTCCTTGCCGGCCTTCACGTAGGTCAGCACGACGCGGTCGAGCAGCTGGCGCAGGCTCTGCTCACGCTCGGGGCTGCCGACGGCGCCGCGGAAGTACTTCGTGGTGACGATCGTGGAGGCGTTGAGGCTCCAGAAGTCGGGGAACTCCACGCCGCGCTGCTCGAAGACGGTCTCGCCGGTCTTCCAGTTGGTCTGGACGACGTCGCGCCGCTCCCACGTGACCGCGTCGTACGGGTGCACGCCCTCGGTCGTGTGGACGCGCTCGATCTTGAGGCCTGCCTTGGAGGACTTGCGGCTGGTGCGAGGGGCGGGTCCCGAGTTCCCGCCGACCGTCTCGGTCATGTGGTGCTCCTGTCCTGGTGTGCTGCGTGAGGTTGGTGTGGCTGTGTTGTGGAGAGAGTGGGGCGTCGAACGGACCGGGGCGGGTCAGGACCCGTGGTCGGATGACTGGTGGGACGACGGCCGGGTCGACGCGTCGAGCACTCGCTCGATGTCGGCGTGGTCGGCGATCAGACCGGCGATCTCGGCGACGAAGTCGTCGGCGGAGTCGAAGGACTTGTAGACCGAGGCGAAGCGCAGGTACGCGACCTCGTCGAGGTCGCGCAGCGGCTCCAGGATCGCCATCCCGATGTCCTGGGTGTTGATCTCGGCCTGGCCCGAGGCGCGCAGGGCGTCCTCGACCTGCTGGCCGAGGCAGGCCAGGTCGTCGGTGGAGACCGGACGGCCCTTGCAGGCCTTGGCGACGCCCGCGATCGCCTTCTCGCGGACGAACGGCTCGGTGGCCCCGGAGCGCTTCACGACCATGAGCTGCATCTGCTCGATCGTGGTGAAGCGCTTCTCGCACTGCGAGCAGGCGCGGCGCCGGCGGATGGAGCCGCCCTCGTCGGCCACGCGTGAGTCGAGCACGCGGGTGTCGGTGTTGCGGCAGAACGGGCAGTGCATCGTTTCCTCCTCGCGTGGGCCGAAAATCGGGTCCCCGTGGATGAACCTGGGGACGAACTGTGGACATCTCCGCACAGGCTGTGGGCAACAGGGCGAAGCCTGTGGACCTATATGTGGAGAATCACATCCGTGTAACTACTAGATGTAGTGGTTACTGTACGCGGCGCATCGACGCCAAGCAACAACTTCGCAAAGAAGTCCGACAGAAACGAGATCGGCCCACGATGGAGGGACGTTTGCGCAGGTCAGGGCGGGGTCTGGGGATCTCGAGTCGCGGATTCCGGGCGTGTCGGCGAACATCGAGGGGTCACCCCCAACAGCCAGGCCCCATCGGGGCAGCGCCGGACCGAAGGGAGCCACGATGTCCCACGACCACCTGCTCCGACCGGCTCCTCGATGACGTCCCAGATCACCATGGTCCTGCCCCTCCCGCCCGAGCTGCGATCGGCGCGCCTGAGCGCCCTCGCCTCCGTCGCCGTTCACCTGCGCGACCTCGGCGCCGCGCGGGTCGCGGTCGACCAGGCGCTCGCGGACCCGGATGCCGCCCACGACCTGCTCGGGTCGACCGCGCGGATCGCGGGCCTCTCCCCTGCTCACGAGGCCGAGCCTGAGGACGGCGACCACGTCCTGACCACCTTGGCCGCCTGCTGCCACCCCGCACTGCCCGAGGCCGCCCGGATCGCGCTCATGCTCACGACCGCCGCCGGCCTGCCCGTCCCCGACACGGCCGGCGCGTTCTCGGTTCCTGACGACACCATGGCGCAGCGGATCGCCTGGGCCGAGAACCGCGCCCGCGGGGCTCTCGGTGCCGCCATCCCCGAGCGCGAGGCGGAGAGCCACCTCGGCCGGGTGCTCGACGTGCTGCTGCTGATCTTCGACGACGGCATCGTCCACCCGAACTACTCCGTGGACCTGCCGCGCGAGGCCCTCGAGACCGCCCGCGCGGTGGTCCAGCTGTTCCCCGACGAGCAGGAGCCGAAGGCGCTGCTGGCCCTCATGCTGCTCACCCGAGCGCGCCGCGACGCCCGTCTGGACGACGACGGCAGCCTCCGGGCGCTCTCGCGCCAGGACCGCAGCCTGTGGCGCCAGGACGAGATCCAGGAGGGCCTCTTCCTGCTCCGCGGCAGCCAGCGCGACGGCCGCACGGGCCCCTATCAGATCCGTGCGTCGATCCAGGCCGCCCACGTCACGGCTCACGAGGCGAGGGACACCGACTGGAACCGCCTGCTGGCCCTGCACGACCGGCTCATGCAGGTCTCCCCGTCCGACGCCGTGGCGCTGGGCCGGGCGTGCGCGGTCGCGGAGGTGCACGGCCCCGAGACGGCCCTGGAGAGCGTCGAGCGACTGGGCTTGGACAACCACCTCTTCCACGCCACGCGGGCCGAGCTGCTGCGCCGGCTCGACCGCACCGAGGAGGCCGACCGCGCCTGGAGCGCGGCCGTCGCGCGGGTGCGCAGCGCCACCGAGCACCAGCGGCTGCGCGGCGAGCTGGAGCGCTAGGCAGGTCACATCCGCTGCGGTTGCGAGCGGTGGCGAGCGCCCTACGGTGGAGGCATGGCCACCAAACCCAAGTACACGGTTCCCGGTCTCAGCATCGCCGATGGCGAGAGCATCGCGAAGACGCTGCAGGACCGGTTGAACGCACTCAACGACCTGATGCTGACCCTGAAGCATGTGCACTGGAACGTCGTGGGTCCCCACTTCATCGCCGTGCACGAGATGATCGACCCGCACGTCGTGGAGGTCCGCGACATGGTCGACGAGACCGCGGAGCGCATCGCCACTCTCGGCGCGGTGCCCCTGGGCACGCCCGCCGCGATCGTCGAGGGCCGGTCGTGGGACGACTACCCCCTCGGCCGGGCCACCACCACCGAGCACCTCAAGGCCCTCGACCAGGTGTACATCGGCCTGATCGACGACCACCGCAAGGCGCAGGCCGCCGTCGCGGACCTCGACCCGGTCACCGAGGACATGGTCATCGGGCAGATCAGCACGCTCGAGCTGTTCCACTGGTTCGTGCGCGCGCACCTCGAGAGCGCCGGCGGCGATCTCAAGAGCTGACCGCACCACCCCGAAAACGCACGTCTGCCCCGGTCCACGACCGGGGCAGACGTCTGTCCGGCTCAGACCAGAGTGTGGGGATGGGCCTGGCGGCCCTGCGCCCGACGATCCTGCAGGACCGCGACCCCGTGCCCCGCGAGCGCGGCCAGGACCTGCAGCGCCATCGACGTGACGACGACCGCCACCGCGAGCCACCAGTAGACCGGGCCCTCCCCCAGACCGCTCAGCAGGACGAGGGCCAGGGACGCAAAGCCCAGGACTCCCCCGGCCACGACCCACGCCAGGGCGCCCATATCGGCGGGGCGCACCCGCTGCCAGACGTATCCCGCGACCACCAGGGCCACCAGTAGGCCTGCGGCGATCCACGGTGAGATCTCGGTCAGGGCACTGCCCAGCCAGACCGACGGGGTGTCGACGCCGTGGGCGCCGTCACGGACCGGCACCAGCCACGTGACGGCACTGGCTGCCAGCAGCAGGCCGGCACGGCTGAGCACCTGACCACGGAACCTGGTCATCACGTGGATCTGGTGACCATGGGCGACGATGGCCATGGGCGAACCTCCTCGACGTCGGTGTCACGACTCACGCTACGCCGCCGCGGTCCGGATCGGGCCGACTCGGCGATGAACGCGTGTCGAACACGCGGGACCACCGCGAGAAGACGCACACGGCGCCCACCGGCCCCTTCCCCGAGGCATCGATGGGCGCCGTGTGCGGGCGCGGTGGAGCGGGAGCTCAGTCCTGGACGGGAACCGCCAGCGTGGAGCCGATGGGCAGCGGCGCGCCGTCCTCGAGGGCGTTTAGCTTGACGATCTCGTCGACCGTGGCGCGGATGTCCGCGTTCGGACGCGCCTCGGCGGCGATGCTCCACAGGGTCTGGCCCGGCTGCACCGTGACGGTGGTGACGATGCCCGGGTCGGAGGCCGATCCCGTGGCCACGACGGCCGACCCGAAGACGATCACCAGCGTCGTGATGATCGCGAGCGCCACCGCGACGATGGCGACGCGGCCCCGGCCGGTGAGGCGCACGGGCGCCGACGGCGCGGCCGTGGCGGAGGCGTACGTCGTGCGGGTGACGACGGGACGGCGCGCCAGGTCGAGCGGAGCGAACGCGGTGTGGTCGAGGGTGATGCTCATGATGGCCTCCGGGGAAGTTCGGCAGTCGTGTCGTGCGGTGTTCGATTCGATCACGTGTTCTATCGAACACATGAACGACTGTACGACCGACCTCCGACAAAATCGAGCACCGTCGAAAACTTGTTCGAACGGCGTGTCGTGCGGCGCGCGCTCCGCGCCGTTAGCGTCGGGGCATGTCGATCGTCCGCACCTTCCTCACCGCCTGGCGCCAAGCCTCCTCCCGCCAGGCTCCCCTGCTGGCCGCGGGCGTGGCCTTCTACCTGTTCCTCTCCCTGTTCCCCGCGCTGATCGCCGCCGTGTCGATCTACGGCCTGGTGGCCGACCCCGCGACCGTCGCCGACCAGACCGCGCGGATCTCCGACGCCCTGCCCGCGGACGCCGCCTCCTTGATCAACGGGCAGATCGAGCAGCTCACCTCGGCGCCGTCGAGCTCACTCGGGCTCGGCGCCGTGATCGCGATCGTGCTGGCCGTGTACGCGGCATCGGGCGGCATCGGCAACCTCGTCACCGCGATCAACCAGCTGTACGGACTACAGGACACCCGGTCCTTCATCGCGCGCAAGGCCCTCGCCCTGGGGCTGACCGCCGCCGGGGTCGTGTTCGGGCTGGTCGCCATCTCCCTCGTCGCGGTGGTGCCCGCGGTCCTCGACGTGGTGGACGTCGTGCCGGGGGTCCGCCTGCTCGCCAACGCCCTCCGATGGGTCGTGCTCGCGGGCGGCATCACCATCGCGATCGGCGTGCTCTACCGCGTCGCGCCCGACCGGCCGTCGACGAGCGGCATCGTCAACCGGGGCGTGCTGATCGCGGCCGCCCTGTGGCTGCTGGTCTCCCTGGGCTTCTCGCTCTACGTCGACCTGTTCGGCAACTACTCGAAGACCTACGGAGCGCTGGCGGGTGTCGTGGTGCTGCTGCTGTGGCTCTGGATCGGCATGTACGCCATCTTGCTCGGCGCCTGCGTCGAGGCCGCCCGCGAGCACATCGTCACCCGCGAGACCCTCAGCGAGGACGAGCACCTGGCGCGCCAGCGGTCGCAGGACGCGGAGGTCGCCGCGGGCCTCGACCGGTTCACCGAGGAGCTGGACGAGAAGCTGCGCCACTGACCTCAGCGCCGAGGCTTGGTACCGTGGCAACAGCGTCGCGTGTCGGTGGCAGTCCGTGCCAGGCATGGAGGCGTGGGATCCGAAGGAGTCGACGATGACCTCGTCGTTGCCTTCGCCCTCGCGTGACTGAGGGCGAGAAGACCAGGCTGATCGCCTGGAGCCGGGAGCTGCGCCGCGTCCACGCGCGGCTGCGCGAGGCGTTGACAGTGACGCGTGCCGCCGTCGCCGCGGGCGAGGCCGCCGCCCCCGCGACGCGCGACCTGCTGCTGTTCTGCCACGGCTTCTGCACGGCCCTCTCGGGCCACCACCGGGGCGAGGACCACGAGCTGTTCCCCGCGATCGCGGCCGCGCACCCCGACCTGGCCGACACCCTGCGCCTGTTGCGCCAAGACCATTCGATGATCGAGTACCTCGTCACCGGCCTGCGGGACGCGGTGGACCGCTCCGCCTCGGCTGCCGAGCTCGGCCGGCACCTCGAGGGCATCGCCGCGGTCATGGAGAGCCACTTCCGTTTCGAGGAGCGCCGGCTCCTCTCGGTCCTGGAGACGCTGGAGCTCGACGCCGACCCCCACCGCGCCCTCGGGCCGCTGTGAGCCCCGCTCAGCCGAGGAGTCGGCCGAGCAGGAAGGCGATCGCGCCGACCACCACCACGAGCGCGATCGCACCGCTGACCAGCTCGACCGGCCCGAGGCCGTGGTCCGGCACCCCGTGCTGACGCAGGTCGACCTCGAAGTCCGGCAGCAGCAGCTGCAGGTCGACGGTGGCGTGGTCGGCGACGCCGTGCTCGCGCAGCACCTCGCGGGCGCAGGCCTCGACCTGCGCCAGATCATCGACGGTGGACGTGCCCACCCCGGACACGTCGACCGTCCACCGGTCGCCCTCGCGCGTTCCCACCACCACATAGCTCACGTCCCACACCCTAGGCCACGGGCGGACACGCCGAGTCGAACACGTGTTTGATCCGCGGCTCCGCCGGGACTACGGTCGGGGCATGAGCGAGAACCTGGACGAGCCGGTCGACCTGACCGGGCTGACCAAGCGTCAACGGCGCATCCTGGTGTTCCTGAAGGACCACATCGAGTCCCACGGCTACCCGCCGAGCATGCGCGAGGTCGGCGCCGCGTGCGATCTCGCCAGCACGTCCTCCGTCTCGCACCAGCTCCGCATGCTCGAGCGCAAGGGCTTCATCCGTCGCGATCCCAACCGGCCGCGCGCGCTCGAGATCTACCTCCCCGACTCCAAGCCCGCGATGCGCCCGCGTCCGGCCGAGGTCGACGAGACCGGCAGCGGCGACGCGGTCCCCCAGCCGGCCTACGTGCCGATGGTCGGACGCATCGCGGCCGGTGGCCCGATCCTGGCCGAGGAGCGCGTCGAGGAGGTCATGCCGCTGCCCCGCTCGCTCGTCGGCGACGGCACCCTCTTCCTGCTCGAGGTCAAGGGCGACTCGATGGTCGAGGCCGCGATCTGCGACGGCGACTACGTCGTGATCCGCCAGCAGCAGGTCGCCGAGAACGGCGAGATCGTGGCCGCCATGATCGACGGCGAGGCCACCGTGAAGACCCTCAGCCGCAAGAACGGCGAGGTCTGGCTGCTGCCGCAGAACGCCTCCTACGACCCGATCGACGGCACCGACGCCCAGATCATCGGCAAGGTCACCGCGGTCCTGCGCCGGGTCTGACCGGAGGTCAGTCGGCCGGCTCGACCGGACGCGAGGCCCACGCGCTGGCGACCATGTCGTCGAGCGTGTGGGTCAGCTTCCAGTCGAGGTCGCGCGCCGCGAGCGCGCCCGAGGCCACGATGCGGGCCGGGTCGCCGGGACGACGTCCCATCACCTCGGGCTCGAACGCGATGCCCGTGGCGTCGGAGACCGACTGCATGATCTGGCGCACGGAGACCCCCTCGCCGTTGCCCAGGTTGTAGACCCGCTCGAGCTCGTTGCCGGCCAGCAGCCGGCGCACCGCGGTGACGTGCGCCTCCGCGAGGTCGGCCACGTGCACGTAGTCGCGCACGCAGGTGCCGTCGGGGGTCGGGTAGTCCTCGCCGAAGATCCGCGGGCGGTGTCCCTGGGCGAGGGCCCGGATCACCAGCGGGAAGAGGTTGTGCGGGCTCGAGTCGTAGAGGTCGGGCTCACCCGATCCCACGACGTTGAAGTAGCGCAGCGACGTGTGGCGCAGCCCTGTGGCCTGGGCCTGGTCGCGGATCATCCACTCCCCCACGAGCTTGGACTCGCCGTAGGGCGACTCCGGTCGGGTGGCGGTGTCCTCGGTGACCGTCTCCACGTCGGGGGTCCCGTAGACCGCTGCCGTGCTGGAGAAGACGATCGCGCCGATGTCGAGCCGCTCCATGGCGCGCAGCAGGCTCAGCGTGCCGCCGGCGTTCTGGCGCCACGTGTGGGCCGGACGCTCGACCGACACCCCGGCGTACTTGAACGCGGCCAGGTGGATGACCGCTTCGATGTGGTGCTCGGCGAGCTGGTCGACCAGCTGCTTCGCGTGCAGGACGTTGAGGTCGATGAACGGGACCTCGGGTCGCACGAACTCGCGGTGGCCGCTGGAGAGGTCGTCGACGACGACAGACTCCAGGCCGGCGCGCTCGAGGGCCCGGACGACGTGAGCACCGATGTAGCCGGCTCCGCCGGTGACCAGGATCGCCATGCTGGCAGCCTAGGACGCCGGGCTACTGCCGGAACTTCAGGGTGCCCACGGACTTGTTCTTGCCCCGCGTGACCTTGACGGTCTTCGGACCGGAGAACCCGCGCGAGATGCCGCGCCACGAGTCGGCGTTGACGACGATGCGGTAGCGACCCGACGCCAAGCCGGTGACCTTGAAGCGGCCGCCGCCGTCGGTCATCGCGGTGCGGTAGACCTTCTTGCCGTCGGTGGAGGTCAGGCGGATCATCAGCTCGGTGCGCGGCTTGACCTTGTTCGCCGTGACACGACCGCTGACCGAGCCGCCCTTGTAGTTCTTCAGGCCGACGCGCATCGACGAGCCCTTGACGTACACGCGCTTGTACGTGCCGGACGTCCAGGCCCGGCAGTGCTGGCGGTACATCTTGTAGTTCTTGGCCTTCCACTTCTCGAACCCGCGATCGAGTCCGTTGAAGTAGCCGTCGTTGTTCTTGTAACGGCTCTTGTACCAGGCGTGGCAGCCGGTGCGGCGGCCCATCTCGAACCAGTAGTAGCCCTCGCCCAGACTCACCTGGCGGCCGCTGCCGGCACGGACGACGTCGGACGCGAGGATCGCGCGGCCCGTCGCGTACTCGCGGATCGTCAGGTAGCGGTCGACCTTGGCCGAGCTGGAGCGGCCCTGGTAGCCACCGGCGATGACTGAGACCTTGGTGCGGTGCCGGCCGATGTTCTGCACGCGGCCGGAGAGGCCGCCGTTGGGCAGCTGGAGCATGCGGCCCGTGGAGCTGGCCTCGGCACGCTGGTTGACCATCGTGTGGCACGAGCCCCAGCCGCGGTCGTTGGCGCCGAACCACAGGCCACCGGCGGGCTTGACGGCGTAGATGCGGTTGCCGGAGGTGGGCAGGAACCCCACCTCGTAACGACCGCTGGAGTTGGTGCGGGTGCGTCCGTAGACG from Aeromicrobium phoceense encodes:
- a CDS encoding vitamin B12-dependent ribonucleotide reductase is translated as MTETVGGNSGPAPRTSRKSSKAGLKIERVHTTEGVHPYDAVTWERRDVVQTNWKTGETVFEQRGVEFPDFWSLNASTIVTTKYFRGAVGSPEREQSLRQLLDRVVLTYVKAGKDFGYFASDVDAEIFEHELTYMLLHQVFSFNSPVWFNVGTSSPQQVSACFILAVDDSMDSILNWYREEGLIFKGGSGAGLNLSRIRSSKELLRSSGGTASGPVSFMRGADASAGTIKSGGATRRAAKMVVLDVDHPDIVEFVETKEREEEKIRVLRDAGFDMDLGGSDITSVQYQNANNSVRVNDEFMEAVEEGTGFGLRARTSGEVIEEIDARELWGKMAQAAWACADPGIQYDSTINDWHTTPESGRITASNPCSEYMHLDNSSCNLASLNLLKFLTIEGTFDTQKFVKSVEFIITAMDISICFADFPTEAIGDTTRKFRQLGIGYANLGALLMASGLAYDSDGGRALAGSITSLMTGTSYRRSAELAGVVGAYEGYAANVDGHQRVMRKHQAANDEIRTKHAMDIAVQKEATKQWAANLKIGEKNGWRNSQASVLAPTGTIGFMMDCDTTGIEPDFSLVKFKKLVGGGSMQVVNQTVPAALEKLGYTGETIEAIVEFIAQHGHVIDAPGLRPEHYEVFDCAVGERAIKPMGHVRMMAACQPFLSGAISKTVNMPETATVEEIADVYFQGWKLGLKALAVYRDNCKVGQPLSSQKSQDDKTSAEAPQAEVKVVEKIVEKPIRRRLPKSRASITTSFSVGGAEGYMTSGAHDDGTLGEIFLKLGKQGSTLAGVMDAFSIAVSIGLQYGVPLETFVSKFTNLKFEPAGLTDDPDVRMAQSIMDYVFRRLALDYIDFDTRSAMSIFSVDERQRYLDTGSYEPAKGDGSTAAELVTDEPAGASPQQAAELKAEAQIADADAVAVQIETARPATGQAHTSAELLEEITGAAVDSPLCMTCGTKMRPAGSCHVCEGCGSTSGCS
- the nrdR gene encoding transcriptional regulator NrdR, yielding MHCPFCRNTDTRVLDSRVADEGGSIRRRRACSQCEKRFTTIEQMQLMVVKRSGATEPFVREKAIAGVAKACKGRPVSTDDLACLGQQVEDALRASGQAEINTQDIGMAILEPLRDLDEVAYLRFASVYKSFDSADDFVAEIAGLIADHADIERVLDASTRPSSHQSSDHGS
- a CDS encoding RNA polymerase sigma factor, with protein sequence MTSQITMVLPLPPELRSARLSALASVAVHLRDLGAARVAVDQALADPDAAHDLLGSTARIAGLSPAHEAEPEDGDHVLTTLAACCHPALPEAARIALMLTTAAGLPVPDTAGAFSVPDDTMAQRIAWAENRARGALGAAIPEREAESHLGRVLDVLLLIFDDGIVHPNYSVDLPREALETARAVVQLFPDEQEPKALLALMLLTRARRDARLDDDGSLRALSRQDRSLWRQDEIQEGLFLLRGSQRDGRTGPYQIRASIQAAHVTAHEARDTDWNRLLALHDRLMQVSPSDAVALGRACAVAEVHGPETALESVERLGLDNHLFHATRAELLRRLDRTEEADRAWSAAVARVRSATEHQRLRGELER
- a CDS encoding Dps family protein, producing MATKPKYTVPGLSIADGESIAKTLQDRLNALNDLMLTLKHVHWNVVGPHFIAVHEMIDPHVVEVRDMVDETAERIATLGAVPLGTPAAIVEGRSWDDYPLGRATTTEHLKALDQVYIGLIDDHRKAQAAVADLDPVTEDMVIGQISTLELFHWFVRAHLESAGGDLKS
- a CDS encoding LysM peptidoglycan-binding domain-containing protein, whose product is MSITLDHTAFAPLDLARRPVVTRTTYASATAAPSAPVRLTGRGRVAIVAVALAIITTLVIVFGSAVVATGSASDPGIVTTVTVQPGQTLWSIAAEARPNADIRATVDEIVKLNALEDGAPLPIGSTLAVPVQD
- a CDS encoding YihY/virulence factor BrkB family protein; its protein translation is MSIVRTFLTAWRQASSRQAPLLAAGVAFYLFLSLFPALIAAVSIYGLVADPATVADQTARISDALPADAASLINGQIEQLTSAPSSSLGLGAVIAIVLAVYAASGGIGNLVTAINQLYGLQDTRSFIARKALALGLTAAGVVFGLVAISLVAVVPAVLDVVDVVPGVRLLANALRWVVLAGGITIAIGVLYRVAPDRPSTSGIVNRGVLIAAALWLLVSLGFSLYVDLFGNYSKTYGALAGVVVLLLWLWIGMYAILLGACVEAAREHIVTRETLSEDEHLARQRSQDAEVAAGLDRFTEELDEKLRH
- a CDS encoding hemerythrin domain-containing protein — its product is MTEGEKTRLIAWSRELRRVHARLREALTVTRAAVAAGEAAAPATRDLLLFCHGFCTALSGHHRGEDHELFPAIAAAHPDLADTLRLLRQDHSMIEYLVTGLRDAVDRSASAAELGRHLEGIAAVMESHFRFEERRLLSVLETLELDADPHRALGPL
- the lexA gene encoding transcriptional repressor LexA, whose protein sequence is MSENLDEPVDLTGLTKRQRRILVFLKDHIESHGYPPSMREVGAACDLASTSSVSHQLRMLERKGFIRRDPNRPRALEIYLPDSKPAMRPRPAEVDETGSGDAVPQPAYVPMVGRIAAGGPILAEERVEEVMPLPRSLVGDGTLFLLEVKGDSMVEAAICDGDYVVIRQQQVAENGEIVAAMIDGEATVKTLSRKNGEVWLLPQNASYDPIDGTDAQIIGKVTAVLRRV
- the galE gene encoding UDP-glucose 4-epimerase GalE gives rise to the protein MAILVTGGAGYIGAHVVRALERAGLESVVVDDLSSGHREFVRPEVPFIDLNVLHAKQLVDQLAEHHIEAVIHLAAFKYAGVSVERPAHTWRQNAGGTLSLLRAMERLDIGAIVFSSTAAVYGTPDVETVTEDTATRPESPYGESKLVGEWMIRDQAQATGLRHTSLRYFNVVGSGEPDLYDSSPHNLFPLVIRALAQGHRPRIFGEDYPTPDGTCVRDYVHVADLAEAHVTAVRRLLAGNELERVYNLGNGEGVSVRQIMQSVSDATGIAFEPEVMGRRPGDPARIVASGALAARDLDWKLTHTLDDMVASAWASRPVEPAD
- a CDS encoding carboxypeptidase-like regulatory domain-containing protein: MPFRLPSLAAACLALVGSLFVAVAPAQAAGTLSTKTALVAMTDAGYGAVWARCTKKKTCKGHIWVDGVSSQKRSFKVKARSSRYVTFRNTTWRAKPKAVVRMSGAAARPITQQAKVTYGTISGTVARTGGAAATGVKVELWRLGSRNRNVLISTANDVERNGGRFSFRVRMGANNSPSASYKLHIIGTSGGERRSWWFRGNGAGAFAGGARDMSAGTTIRVTRGGKYRYVANARYASIRGQVVNGSKPVAGSEVTIVGRPPYWSRSSRVLRDLDFMSCANVYGRTRTNSSGRYEVGFLPTSGNRIYAVKPAGGLWFGANDRGWGSCHTMVNQRAEASSTGRMLQLPNGGLSGRVQNIGRHRTKVSVIAGGYQGRSSSAKVDRYLTIREYATGRAILASDVVRAGSGRQVSLGEGYYWFEMGRRTGCHAWYKSRYKNNDGYFNGLDRGFEKWKAKNYKMYRQHCRAWTSGTYKRVYVKGSSMRVGLKNYKGGSVSGRVTANKVKPRTELMIRLTSTDGKKVYRTAMTDGGGRFKVTGLASGRYRIVVNADSWRGISRGFSGPKTVKVTRGKNKSVGTLKFRQ